One window of the Salvia miltiorrhiza cultivar Shanhuang (shh) chromosome 6, IMPLAD_Smil_shh, whole genome shotgun sequence genome contains the following:
- the LOC130990954 gene encoding uncharacterized protein LOC130990954: protein MNNASANKESEDGGGHMQMKKVETVDFHTSAGQGQEPVRRVQVVHELQPQSALGPKTSGSILANAAASVVSTLESAKDAIQRK, encoded by the exons ATGAATAATGCATCAGCAAACAAG GAATCTGAAGATGGTGGGGGACATATGCAAATGAAGAAGGTGGAGACAGTGGATTTTCATACATCGGCAGGGCAAGGGCAAGAGCCGGTTAGACGTGTGCAGGTCGTGCACGAGTTGCAGCCCCAATCGGCTCTCGGCCCAAAGACAAGCGGCAGCATTCTCGCGAATGCTGCCGCTTCTGTTGTGTCCACCCTCGAGTCCGCCAAGGATGCTATCCAGAGAAAATAG